In the Ferribacterium limneticum genome, CGGACTGTATCTTCCAGGTCATCACCGGCTCATGATTCTCGTCGAGCAGGCTGATGGTCAGGTCGCGGCGTTCGATGGTGTTCAGCTTGACCGTCGACAGCCAGTTGAAGAAGTCGTTGTCGGACTTGACCACGCCGCGCTTCAGCGTGATGTTGCTGTACTTGCGCAGGCCGGGCATCTTGATCGACGAATATTCCGGAAAACTGCCATCGCGGTATTCGATGGCCTGGATTTCCTGCGTCAGGCCGGTGACCTCGGAGAAACCGATACGGATGCCGCCCCACTCGACACGGAAGTGGAAGACCGGCAGCGGATATTTGGATTGTGCAGCCATGGTGAATGTCCTTTCGCGTCAGGGTTCGGGTCAGCTGGTTTGCAGCTTGTGGGAGAACTTCAGGATGATGAATTCGGCCGGCCGCACCACCGCCATGCCGATCTCGACATTCATCCGCCCTTCCAGGATGTCCTGCGCATTCATCGTCACGCCCAGGCCGCAGCGAACGAAGAAAGCATCTTTCGGCACCGCGCCGGCCAGCGCCCCTTCGCGCCATTTCTGCGTCAGGTAGTTCTCGATCATGCCGCGCACCTTGACCCAGGTATTGGCGTCGTTCGGCTCGAAGACGGCCCAGTAGGTCGATTTCTTGATCGATTCCTCGACCATGTTGAAGAAGCGACGCACCGAGACATAGCGCCATTCGTTGTCGTTGCCGGCCAGCGTGCGGGCACCCCAGACCAGCGTCCCCTTGCCGACGAAGGCGCGGATGGCGTTGATCGACTTGCCGCCGGTGACATCGACATTCAGCGCGTCGGTTTCGCTGGTCGTGAAGCTGGCCGCCGGGGCGATGACGCCGTTCAGGCTGACATTGGCCGGTGCTTTCCAGACGCCGCGCTGGTTGTCGACCAGGGCATAGATGCCGGCGATGGCGCCGCTCGGCGGGCACAGGGTCAGCGTCGAGCCGATGCCGTTGATCACGTTGCGGTAAGGCAGGAAGTTCTCGAACAGCGTCTGTTCATTGAGGCCGCGATAGTTGGCAATCGCCGTGACGATGCCGGCAATGGCGCCGCTGGCGGCAGAAAATCCTTTTTGCAGGCCGCCCAAGGCGCTGTCCATCACCTCCTTGACCGTCGCGCCGCTGGTATTGCCGCTCGACGCCGCCGGTGCGCTGGCCCCGAAGATGGCGCCCCAGGCGGCGGTGGCGGGCGGGGTGTTCTGGTCCCATTCGACGGTGTAGGCGCCGCCGGCAGTGACGATGTCGGCCGCCATTTCCTTTTCCAGCGCGATCAGGCTGGAGAAGGCGGGGGCCAGCGTACCGGCGATCATCGTGTTGATGTCGGCCACCAGTTTGAGGTTGCTCAGTGGGCTGGCATCGACGAAGCCATCGACCACCTTGGCGATGCCGAAAACGTATTCGAAAAGCAGTGCGGCATCTGCCGGCACTGGCGCCGCCTTGGCCTTGTAGGTCGCCAGTTTCTTGGCGAAGGCGCTGGACAGCGTTTCACCGACCCCGGCATGGGTGCTAACGGCGTCGGCCAGTGCCGTGCTGTCGGCGGTCAGTTCATCGAGTGCGCTCAGGGCGGCGAGCAGTTGCGGCTCGGTGGTCAGATCCTTGAGCGGCACCTGAATGCCGTTCTTGAAAACCTTGTCCTTGACCTGGGCGTAGCCAACCGGCTTGCTGTAGTTGAGCTTCAGCCAGG is a window encoding:
- a CDS encoding phage tail protein, yielding MAAQSKYPLPVFHFRVEWGGIRIGFSEVTGLTQEIQAIEYRDGSFPEYSSIKMPGLRKYSNITLKRGVVKSDNDFFNWLSTVKLNTIERRDLTISLLDENHEPVMTWKIQSAFPVKVEGPQLKAAGNEVAIESIELAHEGLAVENK
- a CDS encoding phage tail sheath family protein, whose protein sequence is MPTYRTPDVYIEEISVFPPSVAEVETAIPAFVGYTANTTLISASDLLNVPRRIKSLLEFEAYYGKGPSYTVTAANIDEAGNFLSAVISNSYFMYDSLRLFYDNGGGDCYIVSVGTYKTSGASVLRDEIKAGVQAVAKVDEPTILLFPDAATLNADDLAAVQQEALKQCGELKDRVAVLDLRQGDPNGASFRDKIGINNLKYGAAYTPWLKLNYSKPVGYAQVKDKVFKNGIQVPLKDLTTEPQLLAALSALDELTADSTALADAVSTHAGVGETLSSAFAKKLATYKAKAAPVPADAALLFEYVFGIAKVVDGFVDASPLSNLKLVADINTMIAGTLAPAFSSLIALEKEMAADIVTAGGAYTVEWDQNTPPATAAWGAIFGASAPAASSGNTSGATVKEVMDSALGGLQKGFSAASGAIAGIVTAIANYRGLNEQTLFENFLPYRNVINGIGSTLTLCPPSGAIAGIYALVDNQRGVWKAPANVSLNGVIAPAASFTTSETDALNVDVTGGKSINAIRAFVGKGTLVWGARTLAGNDNEWRYVSVRRFFNMVEESIKKSTYWAVFEPNDANTWVKVRGMIENYLTQKWREGALAGAVPKDAFFVRCGLGVTMNAQDILEGRMNVEIGMAVVRPAEFIILKFSHKLQTS